In Streptomyces sp. NBC_00683, the DNA window GCCGCGTCCGACGCCCTGCTGCAGAACGCCTCCGCCCAGTACCCGTACCGGACACCTGTGGTGGGACGGAGCAAGAGCGGCTGGGACGCGACGAGCGGGGCCTACTCGGCGACGACCCCGGAGGACGGTGGCGTCACCGTTCTGAGCAAGTGGCCCATCGTCCGCAAGGAGCAGCACGTCTACAAGGACGCCTGCGGGAGCGACTGGTGGTCCAACAAGGGCTTCGCGTACGCCGAGTTGAACGTCAACGGCGCCCGCGTCCACGTGGTCGGGACCCACGCGCAGTCGACCGACCCCGGATGCGGGGCGGGCGAGGCGGCCCGGATGCGCAGCCTGCAGTTCAGGCAGATCGACGCGTTCCTCGACGCGAAGAACATCCCCGCGTCCGAACAGGTCGTCGTGGCAGGCGACTTCAACGTCGACTCGCACTCCCCCGAGTATGCGTCGATGCTCGCCGACGGCGGGCTGGCGGGCTCGGACGCCCGTACCGGACACCC includes these proteins:
- the sph gene encoding sphingomyelin phosphodiesterase, producing MPHTAIRRISGATLAAALAAATLALNAPQASAADTPSLRVLTYNTFLFSKTLYPNWGQDHRAREIPRTAFFQGNDVVVLQEAFDNAASDALLQNASAQYPYRTPVVGRSKSGWDATSGAYSATTPEDGGVTVLSKWPIVRKEQHVYKDACGSDWWSNKGFAYAELNVNGARVHVVGTHAQSTDPGCGAGEAARMRSLQFRQIDAFLDAKNIPASEQVVVAGDFNVDSHSPEYASMLADGGLAGSDARTGHPYSFDTQDNSIAAERYPDDPREDLDYVLHRAGHAKPSGWTNHVVKENSAPWTVSSWGTDYTYTNLSDHYPVVASGQ